Proteins co-encoded in one Tachysurus fulvidraco isolate hzauxx_2018 chromosome 17, HZAU_PFXX_2.0, whole genome shotgun sequence genomic window:
- the LOC113638198 gene encoding uncharacterized protein LOC113638198 isoform X2 has translation MSPLWIVLFLQMFPAHAEDFNQTPFVWVKSGGRVTLNCTFREKVSKELIVWYKQQFGQMPEEVRKTTALIDTQTSPEFSSRFKVDEIVNGISLTILQTKKPDEGLYFCGIYSWGHFEFSNGTFVAVTDDREVKVSVWQRGVSDSVPAGASVTLQCSVLSESRAAELQVLWFRAAPPQSHPQIIYTHHNSSRQCESDSSTHTCVYNFSKNIVSLNDTGTYYCAVLLCGKIIFGNGTQIQMQNVASYNPVVICLGTALVMCGILISVQTVLLCKRKNGPQHRERIQHDAVINTDETNTQDSDTVELNYAALHFKEKKSKRARENRVRVQNSVYSELQSSITT, from the exons ATGTCTCCACTCTGGATCGTGTTATTTCTTCAAATGT TTCCAGCCCACGCTGAGGATTTTAACCAAACGCCGTTTGTCTGGGTGAAGTCTGGAGGACGTGTGACTCTGAACTGCACGTTTCGAGAAAAAGTCAGTAAAGAACTTATAGTTTGGTACAAACAACAATTTGGTCAGATGCCTGAGGAAGTGAGGAAAACAACAGCACTGATAGACACCCAAACTTCACCTGAGTTCAGCTCAAGATTTAAAGTAGATGAAATCGTGAATGGAATTTCTTTAACAATTCTACAAACAAAGAAACCTGATGAAGGATTGTATTTCTGTGGCATATATAGCTGgggccattttgaattttccaaTGGAACATTTGTAGCTGtgacag ATGACAGAGAAGTAAAAGTGAGTGTGTGGCAGCGCGGCGTGTCGGACTCGGTTCCTGCAGGAGCCTCAGTGACTCTGCAGTGCTCGGTACTCTCTGAGAGCAGAGCAGCAGAACTCCAAGTGCTCTGGTTCAGAGCTGCTCCACCACAATCCCATCCTCAAATCATTTACACTCATCACAACAGCAGCCGTCAGTGTGAGAGCGACTCttctacacacacctgtgtgtacaACTTCTCCAAGAACATCGTCAGCCTCAATGATACTGGAACTTACTACTGCGCTGTGCTCCTGTGTGGGAAGATCATCTTCGGGAACGGGACACAAATACAGATGCAGAACGTTG CATCTTATAATCCTGTAGTGATCTGTCTGGGAACAGCGCTGGTAATGTGCGGgattctgatttctgttcaaACTGTTTTactctgtaaaagaaaaaacggTCCACAACACAGAG AGAGAATTCAGCACGATGCCGTGATAAACACTGACGAGACGAAcactcag gacTCTGACACTGTGGAGCTGAATTACGCTGCCTTACActtcaaagaaaagaaaagtaaaagagcgagagagaatcGAGTTCGAGTTCAAAACAGCGTGTACTCTGAACTGCAATCTTCCATCActacttaa
- the LOC125139151 gene encoding uncharacterized protein LOC125139151 isoform X1 produces the protein MSPLWIVLFLQIFPAHAEDFNQTPFVWVKSGGRVTLNCTFREKVSKELIVWYKQQFGQMPEEVRKTTALIDTQTSPEFSSRFKVDEIVNGISLTILQTKKPDEGLYFCGIYSWGHFEFSNGTFVAVTDDREVKVSVWQRGVSDSVPAGTSVTLQCSVLSESRAAELQVLWFRAAPPQSHPQIIYTHHDSSRQCESDSSTHTCVYNFSKNILSLNDTGTYYCAVLLCGKIIFGNGTQIQMQNVAASYNPVVICLGTALVMCGILISVQTVLLCKRKNGPQHRERIQHDAVINTDETNTQDSDTVELNYAALHFKEKKSKRARENRVRVQNSVYSELQSSITT, from the exons ATGTCTCCACTCTGGATCGTGTTATTTCTTCAAATTT TTCCAGCCCACGCTGAGGATTTTAACCAAACGCCGTTTGTCTGGGTGAAGTCTGGAGGACGTGTGACTCTGAACTGCACGTTTCGAGAAAAAGTCAGTAAAGAACTTATAGTTTGGTACAAACAACAATTTGGTCAGATGCCTGAGGAAGTGAGGAAAACAACAGCACTGATAGACACCCAAACTTCACCTGAGTTCAGCTCAAGATTTAAAGTAGATGAAATCGTGAATGGAATTTCTTTAACAATTCTACAAACAAAGAAACCTGATGAAGGATTGTATTTCTGTGGCATATATAGCTGgggccattttgaattttccaaTGGAACATTTGTAGCTGtgacag ATGACAGAGAAGTAAAAGTGAGTGTGTGGCAGCGCGGTGTGTCGGACTCGGTTCCTGCAGGAACCTCAGTGACTCTGCAGTGCTCGGTTCTCTCTGAGAGCAGAGCAGCAGAACTCCAAGTGCTCTGGTTCAGAGCTGCTCCACCACAATCCCATCCTCAAATTATTTACACTCATCACGACAGCAGCCGTCAGTGTGAGAGCGACTCttctacacacacctgtgtgtacaACTTCTCCAAGAACATCCTCAGCCTCAATGATACTGGAACTTACTACTGCGCTGTGCTCCTGTGTGGAAAGATCATCTTCGGGAACGGGACACAAATACAGATGCAGAACGTTG CAGCATCTTATAATCCTGTAGTGATCTGTCTGGGAACAGCGCTGGTAATGTGCGGgattctgatttctgttcaaACTGTTTTactctgtaaaagaaaaaacggTCCACAACACAGAG AGAGAATTCAGCACGATGCCGTGATAAACACTGACGAGACGAAcactcag gacTCTGACACTGTGGAGCTGAATTACGCTGCCTTACActtcaaagaaaagaaaagtaaaagagcgagagagaatcGAGTTCGAGTTCAAAACAGCGTGTACTCTGAACTGCAATCTTCCATCActacttaa
- the LOC113638204 gene encoding uncharacterized protein LOC113638204, with translation MSPLWIVLFLQMFPAHAEDFNQTSFVWVKSGGRVSLNCTFQKKLSKELMVWYKQQFGQMPEEVGKTTALIDTQTSPEFSSRFKVDEIVNGISLTILQTKKPDEGLYFCGIYSWGHFEFSNGTFVAVTDEKDVKVSVWQRGVSDSVPAGTSVTLQCSVLSESRAAELQVLWFRAAPPQSHPQIIYTHHNSSHQCEIDSSTHTCVYNFSKNILSLTDTGTYYCAVLLCGKIVFGNGTRIQMDVKTLTEQHFNGSDAVVICLVVALTVSVIINSAQAFSSCKKRHTSK, from the exons ATGTCTCCACTCTGGATCGTGTTATTTCTTCAAATGT TTCCAGCCCACGCTGAGGATTTTAACCAAACGTCGTTTGTCTGGGTGAAGTCTGGAGGACGTGTGTCTCTGAACTGCACGTTTCAAAAAAAACTCAGTAAAGAACTTATGGTTTGGTACAAGCAACAATTTGGTCAGATGCCTGAGGAAGTGGGGAAAACAACAGCACTGATAGACACCCAAACTTCACCTGAGTTCAGCTCAAGATTTAAAGTAGATGAAATCGTGAATGGAATTTCTTTAACAATTCTACAAACAAAGAAACCTGATGAAGGATTGTATTTCTGTGGCATATATAGCTGgggccattttgaattttccaaTGGAACATTTGTAGCTGtgacag ATGAAAAAGATGTAAAAGTGAGTGTGTGGCAGCGCGGCGTGTCGGACTCGGTTCCTGCAGGAACCTCAGTGACTCTGCAGTGCTCGGTTCTCTCTGAGAGCAGAGCAGCAGAACTCCAAGTGCTCTGGTTCAGAGCTGCTCCACCACAATCCCATCCTCAAATCATTTACACTCATCACAACAGCAGCCATCAGTGTGAGATCGACTCttctacacacacctgtgtgtacaACTTCTCCAAGAACATCCTCAGCCTCACTGATACTGGAACTTACTACTGCGCTGTGCTCCTGTGTGGGAAGATCGTCTTCGGGAACGGGACACGAATACAGATGGATGTGAAGACTCTCACTGAGCAACATTTCA ATGGATCCGATGCTGTAGTGATCTGTCTTGTTGTAGCTTTGACAGTGTCTGTGATTATAAATTCTGCTCAAGCTTTTTCATCCTGTAAAAAACGACACACAAGTAAG
- the LOC113638198 gene encoding uncharacterized protein LOC113638198 isoform X1 — MSPLWIVLFLQMFPAHAEDFNQTPFVWVKSGGRVTLNCTFREKVSKELIVWYKQQFGQMPEEVRKTTALIDTQTSPEFSSRFKVDEIVNGISLTILQTKKPDEGLYFCGIYSWGHFEFSNGTFVAVTDDREVKVSVWQRGVSDSVPAGASVTLQCSVLSESRAAELQVLWFRAAPPQSHPQIIYTHHNSSRQCESDSSTHTCVYNFSKNIVSLNDTGTYYCAVLLCGKIIFGNGTQIQMQNVAASYNPVVICLGTALVMCGILISVQTVLLCKRKNGPQHRERIQHDAVINTDETNTQDSDTVELNYAALHFKEKKSKRARENRVRVQNSVYSELQSSITT; from the exons ATGTCTCCACTCTGGATCGTGTTATTTCTTCAAATGT TTCCAGCCCACGCTGAGGATTTTAACCAAACGCCGTTTGTCTGGGTGAAGTCTGGAGGACGTGTGACTCTGAACTGCACGTTTCGAGAAAAAGTCAGTAAAGAACTTATAGTTTGGTACAAACAACAATTTGGTCAGATGCCTGAGGAAGTGAGGAAAACAACAGCACTGATAGACACCCAAACTTCACCTGAGTTCAGCTCAAGATTTAAAGTAGATGAAATCGTGAATGGAATTTCTTTAACAATTCTACAAACAAAGAAACCTGATGAAGGATTGTATTTCTGTGGCATATATAGCTGgggccattttgaattttccaaTGGAACATTTGTAGCTGtgacag ATGACAGAGAAGTAAAAGTGAGTGTGTGGCAGCGCGGCGTGTCGGACTCGGTTCCTGCAGGAGCCTCAGTGACTCTGCAGTGCTCGGTACTCTCTGAGAGCAGAGCAGCAGAACTCCAAGTGCTCTGGTTCAGAGCTGCTCCACCACAATCCCATCCTCAAATCATTTACACTCATCACAACAGCAGCCGTCAGTGTGAGAGCGACTCttctacacacacctgtgtgtacaACTTCTCCAAGAACATCGTCAGCCTCAATGATACTGGAACTTACTACTGCGCTGTGCTCCTGTGTGGGAAGATCATCTTCGGGAACGGGACACAAATACAGATGCAGAACGTTG CAGCATCTTATAATCCTGTAGTGATCTGTCTGGGAACAGCGCTGGTAATGTGCGGgattctgatttctgttcaaACTGTTTTactctgtaaaagaaaaaacggTCCACAACACAGAG AGAGAATTCAGCACGATGCCGTGATAAACACTGACGAGACGAAcactcag gacTCTGACACTGTGGAGCTGAATTACGCTGCCTTACActtcaaagaaaagaaaagtaaaagagcgagagagaatcGAGTTCGAGTTCAAAACAGCGTGTACTCTGAACTGCAATCTTCCATCActacttaa
- the LOC113646048 gene encoding uncharacterized protein LOC113646048 isoform X2 produces MSALWSLILTLYLISSAQFLDFSGISFLTVKFGENVSLNCPFLKASSIDRVVWFKQMFGAMPQKVGERSAYKEIKISPEFEKSGFVIKTNGDVVSLTIPRMKTEYGGLYFCGILSWENFTLSNGTFLAVTDDRDVKVSVWQRGVSDSVPAGASVTLQCSVLSESRAAELQVLWFRAAPPQSHPQIIYTHHNSSHQCEIDSSTHTCVYNFSKNILSLSDTGTYYCAVLLCGKIIFGNGTRIQMQNVASYNPVVICQGTALVMCGILISVQTVLLCKRKNGPQHRERIQHDAVINTDETNTQDSDTVELNYAALHFKEKKSKRARENRVRVQNSVYSELQSSITT; encoded by the exons ATGTCTGCACTCTGGAGTCTCATCTTAACTCTGTACTTAATAT CTTCAGCACAATTTCTGGATTTTTCCGGAATCTCGTTTCTCACCGTGAAGTTTGGAGAAAACGTTTCTCTTAACTGTCCGTTTCTGAAGGCTAGCAGTATAGATCGTGTGGTTTGGTTTAAACAGATGTTCGGAGCCATGCCTCAGAAAGTGGGAGAAAGATCAGCGTATAAAGAAATCAAAATTTCCCCAGAGTTTGAGAAGTCAGGATTTGTAATAAAGACGAACGGTGACGTCGTTTCTCTGACGATTCCACGAATGAAAACAGAATACGGAGGACTTTACTTCTGTGGAATATTAAGCTGGGAGAATTTTACACTGTCTAACGGAACTTTCTTGGCTGTAACAG ATGACAGAGATGTAAAAGTGAGTGTGTGGCAGCGCGGCGTGTCGGACTCGGTTCCTGCAGGAGCCTCAGTGACTCTGCAGTGCTCGGTTCTCTCTGAGAGCAGAGCAGCAGAACTCCAAGTGCTCTGGTTCAGAGCTGCTCCACCACAATCCCATCCTCAAATCATTTACACTCATCACAACAGCAGCCATCAGTGTGAGATCGACTCttctacacacacctgtgtgtacaACTTCTCCAAGAACATCCTCAGCCTCAGTGATACTGGAACTTACTACTGCGCTGTGCTCCTGTGTGGGAAGATCATCTTCGGGAACGGGACACGAATACAGATGCAGAACGTTG CGTCTTATAATCCTGTAGTGATCTGTCAGGGAACAGCGCTGGTAATGTGCGGgattctgatttctgttcaaACTGTTTTactctgtaaaagaaaaaacggTCCACAACACAGAG AGAGAATTCAGCACGATGCCGTGATAAACACTGACGAGACGAAcactcag gacTCTGACACGGTGGAGCTGAATTACGCTGCCTTACActtcaaagaaaagaaaagtaaaagagcgagagagaatcGAGTTCGAGTTCAAAACAGCGTGTACTCTGAACTGCAATCTTCCATCACTACTTAA
- the LOC113646048 gene encoding uncharacterized protein LOC113646048 isoform X1: MSALWSLILTLYLISSAQFLDFSGISFLTVKFGENVSLNCPFLKASSIDRVVWFKQMFGAMPQKVGERSAYKEIKISPEFEKSGFVIKTNGDVVSLTIPRMKTEYGGLYFCGILSWENFTLSNGTFLAVTDDRDVKVSVWQRGVSDSVPAGASVTLQCSVLSESRAAELQVLWFRAAPPQSHPQIIYTHHNSSHQCEIDSSTHTCVYNFSKNILSLSDTGTYYCAVLLCGKIIFGNGTRIQMQNVAASYNPVVICQGTALVMCGILISVQTVLLCKRKNGPQHRERIQHDAVINTDETNTQDSDTVELNYAALHFKEKKSKRARENRVRVQNSVYSELQSSITT; encoded by the exons ATGTCTGCACTCTGGAGTCTCATCTTAACTCTGTACTTAATAT CTTCAGCACAATTTCTGGATTTTTCCGGAATCTCGTTTCTCACCGTGAAGTTTGGAGAAAACGTTTCTCTTAACTGTCCGTTTCTGAAGGCTAGCAGTATAGATCGTGTGGTTTGGTTTAAACAGATGTTCGGAGCCATGCCTCAGAAAGTGGGAGAAAGATCAGCGTATAAAGAAATCAAAATTTCCCCAGAGTTTGAGAAGTCAGGATTTGTAATAAAGACGAACGGTGACGTCGTTTCTCTGACGATTCCACGAATGAAAACAGAATACGGAGGACTTTACTTCTGTGGAATATTAAGCTGGGAGAATTTTACACTGTCTAACGGAACTTTCTTGGCTGTAACAG ATGACAGAGATGTAAAAGTGAGTGTGTGGCAGCGCGGCGTGTCGGACTCGGTTCCTGCAGGAGCCTCAGTGACTCTGCAGTGCTCGGTTCTCTCTGAGAGCAGAGCAGCAGAACTCCAAGTGCTCTGGTTCAGAGCTGCTCCACCACAATCCCATCCTCAAATCATTTACACTCATCACAACAGCAGCCATCAGTGTGAGATCGACTCttctacacacacctgtgtgtacaACTTCTCCAAGAACATCCTCAGCCTCAGTGATACTGGAACTTACTACTGCGCTGTGCTCCTGTGTGGGAAGATCATCTTCGGGAACGGGACACGAATACAGATGCAGAACGTTG CAGCGTCTTATAATCCTGTAGTGATCTGTCAGGGAACAGCGCTGGTAATGTGCGGgattctgatttctgttcaaACTGTTTTactctgtaaaagaaaaaacggTCCACAACACAGAG AGAGAATTCAGCACGATGCCGTGATAAACACTGACGAGACGAAcactcag gacTCTGACACGGTGGAGCTGAATTACGCTGCCTTACActtcaaagaaaagaaaagtaaaagagcgagagagaatcGAGTTCGAGTTCAAAACAGCGTGTACTCTGAACTGCAATCTTCCATCACTACTTAA
- the LOC113646055 gene encoding uncharacterized protein LOC113646055 isoform X1 codes for MTRIWISVLLLCSTKYTVESDKRCVTTESPPNPDVYQAEEKLSVNIGASATLQCCVLGTENGDIIWFKQQSTKQPQVIGRLFNTAKEKFYKEFQNSRFQIKRFGHCFNLTILNTTLCDEATYYCALVSTDGTRVQMKGERVNAETSKAALCDNSVVCEPTPHGNNTNTDTRHDTVIGLGSALGLCALLIFCLTYFILRRRKGDKSKCFCHQTIKVTFTSLTMGNNCVCVLTVKELDKSPGIREESHINRFSYEALQFFGWKVQPGRTDDFMYTDVMYMKL; via the exons ATGACACGGATCTGGATTTCAGTTCTGCTCCTGTGTAGCACCAAGT ATACAGTCGAGTCTGATAAACGTTGTGTTACTACAGAATCCCCCCCAAATCCAGATGTTTATCAGGCTGAAGAAAAGCTCAGTGTGAATATCGGAGCCTCGGCtactctacagtgttgtgttttaggAACAGAAAACGGAGACATTATCTGGTTTAAGCAACAAAGCACAAAACAGCCTCAGGTTATAGGCAGATTATTCAACACTGCCAAAGAAAAGTTTTACAAAGAATTCCAAAATTctcgttttcaaattaaaaggtTTGGACACTGCTTCAATTTGACCATTTTAAACACCACCCTGTGTGATGAAGCCACATATTACTGTGCGCTCGTGTCTACTGATGGAACTCGTGTACAAATGAAAG GTGAGCGTGTTAACGCTGAAACATCtaaagcagctctgtgtgataattcagtggtgtgtgaaccAACACCGCATGGAAACAACACTAACAccgacacacgacacgacacag TGATCGGTTTGGGATCGGCTTTGGGTTTGTGCGcacttctgattttctgtctcacttatttcatactgaggagaagaaaaggtgataaaagtaagtgtttttgtcatcAGACAATTAAAGTTACTTTTACATCTTTAACAATGGGtaataattgtgtttgtgtattaacAGTGAAGGAACTGGACAAATCTCCAGGAATAAGAGAG GAATCTCATATAAACAGATTTTCTTACGAAGCTTTGCAGTTCTTCGGGTGGAAAGTCCAACCTGGACGAACGGATGATTTCATGTACACTGATGTAATGTATATGAAACtgtaa
- the LOC113646055 gene encoding uncharacterized protein LOC113646055 isoform X2, translated as MTRIWISVLLLCSTKYTVESDKRCVTTESPPNPDVYQAEEKLSVNIGASATLQCCVLGTENGDIIWFKQQSTKQPQVIGRLFNTAKEKFYKEFQNSRFQIKRFGHCFNLTILNTTLCDEATYYCALVSTDGTRVQMKGERVNAETSKAALCDNSVVCEPTPHGNNTNTDTRHDTVIGLGSALGLCALLIFCLTYFILRRRKGDKMKELDKSPGIREESHINRFSYEALQFFGWKVQPGRTDDFMYTDVMYMKL; from the exons ATGACACGGATCTGGATTTCAGTTCTGCTCCTGTGTAGCACCAAGT ATACAGTCGAGTCTGATAAACGTTGTGTTACTACAGAATCCCCCCCAAATCCAGATGTTTATCAGGCTGAAGAAAAGCTCAGTGTGAATATCGGAGCCTCGGCtactctacagtgttgtgttttaggAACAGAAAACGGAGACATTATCTGGTTTAAGCAACAAAGCACAAAACAGCCTCAGGTTATAGGCAGATTATTCAACACTGCCAAAGAAAAGTTTTACAAAGAATTCCAAAATTctcgttttcaaattaaaaggtTTGGACACTGCTTCAATTTGACCATTTTAAACACCACCCTGTGTGATGAAGCCACATATTACTGTGCGCTCGTGTCTACTGATGGAACTCGTGTACAAATGAAAG GTGAGCGTGTTAACGCTGAAACATCtaaagcagctctgtgtgataattcagtggtgtgtgaaccAACACCGCATGGAAACAACACTAACAccgacacacgacacgacacag TGATCGGTTTGGGATCGGCTTTGGGTTTGTGCGcacttctgattttctgtctcacttatttcatactgaggagaagaaaaggtgataaaa TGAAGGAACTGGACAAATCTCCAGGAATAAGAGAG GAATCTCATATAAACAGATTTTCTTACGAAGCTTTGCAGTTCTTCGGGTGGAAAGTCCAACCTGGACGAACGGATGATTTCATGTACACTGATGTAATGTATATGAAACtgtaa
- the LOC125139151 gene encoding uncharacterized protein LOC125139151 isoform X2 yields the protein MSPLWIVLFLQIFPAHAEDFNQTPFVWVKSGGRVTLNCTFREKVSKELIVWYKQQFGQMPEEVRKTTALIDTQTSPEFSSRFKVDEIVNGISLTILQTKKPDEGLYFCGIYSWGHFEFSNGTFVAVTDDREVKVSVWQRGVSDSVPAGTSVTLQCSVLSESRAAELQVLWFRAAPPQSHPQIIYTHHDSSRQCESDSSTHTCVYNFSKNILSLNDTGTYYCAVLLCGKIIFGNGTQIQMQNVASYNPVVICLGTALVMCGILISVQTVLLCKRKNGPQHRERIQHDAVINTDETNTQDSDTVELNYAALHFKEKKSKRARENRVRVQNSVYSELQSSITT from the exons ATGTCTCCACTCTGGATCGTGTTATTTCTTCAAATTT TTCCAGCCCACGCTGAGGATTTTAACCAAACGCCGTTTGTCTGGGTGAAGTCTGGAGGACGTGTGACTCTGAACTGCACGTTTCGAGAAAAAGTCAGTAAAGAACTTATAGTTTGGTACAAACAACAATTTGGTCAGATGCCTGAGGAAGTGAGGAAAACAACAGCACTGATAGACACCCAAACTTCACCTGAGTTCAGCTCAAGATTTAAAGTAGATGAAATCGTGAATGGAATTTCTTTAACAATTCTACAAACAAAGAAACCTGATGAAGGATTGTATTTCTGTGGCATATATAGCTGgggccattttgaattttccaaTGGAACATTTGTAGCTGtgacag ATGACAGAGAAGTAAAAGTGAGTGTGTGGCAGCGCGGTGTGTCGGACTCGGTTCCTGCAGGAACCTCAGTGACTCTGCAGTGCTCGGTTCTCTCTGAGAGCAGAGCAGCAGAACTCCAAGTGCTCTGGTTCAGAGCTGCTCCACCACAATCCCATCCTCAAATTATTTACACTCATCACGACAGCAGCCGTCAGTGTGAGAGCGACTCttctacacacacctgtgtgtacaACTTCTCCAAGAACATCCTCAGCCTCAATGATACTGGAACTTACTACTGCGCTGTGCTCCTGTGTGGAAAGATCATCTTCGGGAACGGGACACAAATACAGATGCAGAACGTTG CATCTTATAATCCTGTAGTGATCTGTCTGGGAACAGCGCTGGTAATGTGCGGgattctgatttctgttcaaACTGTTTTactctgtaaaagaaaaaacggTCCACAACACAGAG AGAGAATTCAGCACGATGCCGTGATAAACACTGACGAGACGAAcactcag gacTCTGACACTGTGGAGCTGAATTACGCTGCCTTACActtcaaagaaaagaaaagtaaaagagcgagagagaatcGAGTTCGAGTTCAAAACAGCGTGTACTCTGAACTGCAATCTTCCATCActacttaa
- the LOC125139154 gene encoding tyrosine-protein phosphatase non-receptor type substrate 1-like, producing MSGFSGFFLIFCTIHTVELRRNYSGPNPKEVYQPDRVLCVNVGDSATLHCCVSGKDVGAVFWFKQPNRKHPQIMSRLYKTAEVTFFNEFQNLRFQVQISSNCSSMTISNIIQSDEAMYYCAITKPFSTFGRGTYLKIKGDHVTIASETSKAALCDHSLVCEPTPHGNNTNTNTQHNTVIGLGSALGLCALLIFCLTYFILRRRKCDKTNTSAIKDSSGTRQESDVDELNYAALEFSKRNAVKSRTQTDTTGDQCVYSTVKNSSNV from the exons ATGTCTGGTTTCTCCGGCTTCTTTTTAATCTTCTGCACTATAC ATACAGTTGAACTTCGCAGGAATTATTCAGGTCCCAATCCAAAGGAAGTTTATCAGCCTGACAGAGTTCTCTGTGTGAATGTGGGGGACTCGGCTACTCTACACTGCTGTGTTTCTGGTAAAGATGTTGGAGCAGTTTTCTGGTTTAAGCAACCAAATAGAAAACATCCCCAGATTATGAGCAGATTGTATAAAACTGCTGAAGTCACATTTTTCAATGAATTCCAAAATCTTCGTTTTCAAGTACAAATCTCTTCAAACTGTTCCAGTATGACCATTTCTAACATCATCCAGTCTGATGAAGCCATGTACTACTGTGCCATCACAAAACCATTCAGCACGTTTGGACGTGggacatatttaaaaattaaag gtgatcatgttactattgcatcagaaacatctaaagcagctctgtgtgatcattCATTGGTGTGTGAACCAACACCGCATGgaaacaacactaacaccaacacacaacacaacacag TGATAGGTTTGGGATCGGCTTTGGGTTTGTGCGCACTTCTGATTTTCTGCCTCACTTATTTCATACTGAGGAGAAGAAAATGTGATAAAA CAAACACTTCTGCTATTAAAGATTCTTCAGGAACGAGGCAG GAATCTGATGTTGACGAGCTGAATTACGCAGCTTTGGAATTCTCTAAACGGAACGCAGTAAAAAGTCGGACACAAACTGACACAACAGGAGACCAATGCGTTTACTCTACTGTGAAAAACAGCtctaatgtttaa
- the LOC113638202 gene encoding uncharacterized protein LOC113638202, whose amino-acid sequence MSGFSGFFLIFCTIHTVELRLNYSGSNPKREVYQPDRVLCVNVGDSATLHCCVSGEDVGAVIWFKQPNRKHPQIVSRWFKTAEITFFNEFQNLRFQVQISSNCSNMTISNIIQSDEAMYYCAIIKPFSTFGRGTYLKIKGDHVTIASESEMIRSLHRTVIGLGSALGLCALLIFCLTYFILRRRKGDKTNASAIEDSPRTRQESEVDALNYAALEFSKGIAVKSRTQTDTTGDQCVYSTVKNSSNV is encoded by the exons ATGTCTGGTTTCTCCGGCTTCTTTTTAATCTTCTGCACTATAC ATACAGTTGAACTTCGCTTGAATTATTCGGGTTCCAATCCAAAGCGAGAAGTTTATCAGCCTGACAGAGTTCTCTGTGTGAATGTGGGGGACTCGGCTACTCTACACTGCTGTGTTTCTGGTGAAGATGTTGGAGCAGTTATCTGGTTTAAGCAACCAAACAGAAAACATCCCCAGATTGTAAGCAGATGGTTTAAAACTGCTGAAATCACATTTTTCAATGAATTCCAAAATCTTCGTTTTCAAGTACAAATCTCTTCAAACTGCTCCAATATGACCATTTCTAACATCATCCAGTCTGATGAAGCCATGTACTACTGTGCCATCATAAAACCATTCAGCACGTTTGGACGTGggacatatttaaaaattaaag GTGATCATGTTACTATtgcatcagaatcagaaatgatcagatctctacatcggacagtgatcggtttgggatcggctttgggtttgtgcgcacttctgattttctgtctcacttattTCATACTGCGGAGAAGAAAAGGTGATAAAA CAAACGCTTCTGCTATTGAAGATTCTCCAAGAACGAGACAG GAATCTGAAGTTGACGCGCTGAATTACGCAGCTTTGGAATTCTCTAAAGGGATCGCAGTAAAAAGTCGGACACAAACTGACACAACAGGAGACCAATGCGTTTACTCTACTGTGAAAAACAGCTCTAATGTCTAA